TGATCCCTCGGCAACTCGCCTGCATTCCCAGATTCATTGACGGTCGTCTTTCGCGAACCGGATAGAGGAGAGATCGGAAATCGAACACCTATTCTGCCTCTACGGTTCAGCCTCATCTGTCGACTCGATACCTGAGGATCACGACGCCCGTTCCGGTCGTTTTCGTGTCGAGGAGTTCCAAATCGATTCGCTCGTCCCCCTGCCTGAAGAGTCGCTTCCCGCTCCCCAGGATCAACGGATGGATCATGAGTTGGTACTCATCGACGAGATCGTGCTCCATCAGCGTCTGGACGAATTCGCCGCTGCCGAAGACCCGGAGGTCTCCGCCGGGCTGTCGTTTCAACTCGGCGACTGCCTCTGCCGCGTCGCCCTCAAGTAGTGTCGAATTCTCCCACTCCACCTCTTCCAGGGTTCGCGAGGCGACGTACTTGTCGATGTCGTTCATCAGGTCGGCA
The window above is part of the Haladaptatus caseinilyticus genome. Proteins encoded here:
- a CDS encoding dihydrofolate reductase family protein, whose product is MRNVIVGEFLTLDGVMQAPGGPDEDAEGGFEHGGWQMPYIDEVFEESVSEGIATSDAFLLGRKTYEIFAAYWPTATNDGEFADLMNDIDKYVASRTLEEVEWENSTLLEGDAAEAVAELKRQPGGDLRVFGSGEFVQTLMEHDLVDEYQLMIHPLILGSGKRLFRQGDERIDLELLDTKTTGTGVVILRYRVDR